Genomic segment of Avibacterium volantium:
ACGCTATTTATGGCAATTTCTCACCGATCCACGCGTGGTAGATCTTCCCCGCTGGCAATGGTGGCCACTATTAAAATGCGTGATTTTGCCTCGCCGTTCCAGACGTGTGGCAGAAACCTACCGCAGTGTTTGGACAGAACAAGGCTCACCATTATTAGTGATTTCGAAACAGCAACAGCAGAAATTACAGCACTATTTCGATCAGCAAGGCATTAACGCCCTTGTGGAAATTGGAATGACTTATGGCAATCCTTCAATGCAAAGTGCGGTGGAAAATTTGCTCAAAAATCAAGTGGATAAAATCATTGTGCTCCCGCTTTATCCGCAATACAGCAGCACCACAACGGCAGCAGTATTGGATTGCTTTGCCCAATCATTAAAATCCATTCGTGGGCTTACGCCGTTTGAGTTTATCCATTCTTATCATCTTGATGAACAATATATTGATGCACTCGTGCAATCCATCAAAGCCAAAATGAAACCCGATGAATTCCTGCTCTTTTCTTATCACGGCATTCCATTACGTTATGAACAAGAAGGGGATTATTATCGCGAGCATTGCAAACAAACCACCATCGCTGTGGTAGATCGCCTAGGATTAAAAGAAAACCAATGGCAACTTTGCTTTCAATCCCGTTTCGGCCGTGAAGAATGGCTGCAGCCTTATACAGATCATTTTTTACAAAATGCCACAAAAAACCAAGGCATTGAAAAAGTCGCCTTCATCTGCCCTGGTTTCTCTGCGGATTGTTTAGAAACGTTGGAAGAAATTGAAGTAGAAAACCGCGAAATTTTCCTGCATAACGGCGGAAAATCTTTCCAATATATCCCCGCTCTTAACGCAGAACCCGCCCATATTGAAATGATGGCGGAATTAATTAAGAAGAAAATATAGAAAAAATGCCTAGATGAATGTCTAGGCATTTTGCTAAATTTTTCTAAAAATTAGACCGCACTTTCGTTTTTCACTCAAACCATAATTACGCCCAGTTTTTCTTTTTAGAAGTTTTACCAATGCCAGGGTTGAAGCTATTGGTCGGATCTAATTTTTGGTAGAAGGCTTTCAATTCTGGTTTCGCTTCATACAAATGTCCTACGTTATGTTCCGCTGGGTATTGCGCGCCACGTTTATCAAGCAAAGCTAACATTTCGTGTTCGATTTCTTCCCAATCGTAGCCTTTTTTGACTAAATAATCTTGGTGGAACACATAGCACATAAAATGTCCGTAGTAGAGTTTATGAATTAATTTATTTTCTAACTCGGCAGGCAATTTCTCAAACCAATCTTGATCGTTACGGCGTAAAGCAATATCCAATGCCACAATTTCTTCCACTTCAGGTTCGTGAATGGCACGATAACGAATAGCAGCAGACGCCACAGCAAAGCGGTGCAACATTGCAGCTTGGGTTTCTTCTGGGCTACATTCAAAATATGCCCCTTTGGATTTATCTGCAAATAGGCTTTGTAAATATTCTCTTGCTTCTTTCACGCCTTCCCCACCCATTTTTAAGATTAAGTGATGTTCATATTGATCACGATAATCTCTTAAACTTTGTGGCAAATGCTGCGGTAATAACTTAGAAACAAATTGCAACGCTTTGTCGCTAAGATGATTTGGTAAAAAAGCGAATTTTTTCATTAAGCGATCGGCTTTGGCTTTGAGCGCAAATAATTTTGGTAAACGGTGCGTACCAAAACGTTTAATCACCCAGAACGTATCTTTTCCATATTCAGCGGCAATATCAAAGGCATCACGATGAATATATTCACCCGATACTGGCAAACTGCTAAATTCAGCCAAAATATGACGGCGAATGTCGGTTAAAACTTGGGTATCATTTGTGCCGATATAAAATACCGCACTTTCTTTATCTTGCGGGAACGTATCCAAACGCACAGCAAACACGCCCAATTTTCCTGCGCTGCCTGACGCTTCATAATGACGATTCGGATCGGCATTAAAACGAGCAGGTGTGTCCGCATCAATTTGGCGAACGTGATGACAATAATCGTGATCGTGTCCTTTACCGCAATCAAGATGAATGTCTTTACGCTGATAACGCCCTTCTTGCAAGTTAGTCAGAATTTCTTCTGGGCTATCGCCTAAATCAATACCAAGATTGTTGATTAGGTGCAATTCGCCGTTCTCATCTAACTGTGCGTACAATGCCATTTCCGTATAAGCTGGCCCGCGTTGCACCAAGGCTCCGCCTGAATTGTTACAAATTCCGCCAATCACCGAAGCGCCGATACAAGATGAACCGATAACAGAATGCGGCTCACGTTTGTATTCTTTCAGCAATGATTCCAAATCGTTTAAGCGCGAACCAGCAAAGCACACCACTTGTTCTGCATTATTAATGGGTTGAATACCCGTCATTCGCATTGT
This window contains:
- the dld gene encoding D-lactate dehydrogenase; the protein is MSATQLITQLAQIVTPKYLITDPLKAEEYTTGYRFGQGKVLAVVRPGSLLEYWQVLKACVAADVIVISQAANTGLTGGSTPAGNDYERDIVLINTMRMTGIQPINNAEQVVCFAGSRLNDLESLLKEYKREPHSVIGSSCIGASVIGGICNNSGGALVQRGPAYTEMALYAQLDENGELHLINNLGIDLGDSPEEILTNLQEGRYQRKDIHLDCGKGHDHDYCHHVRQIDADTPARFNADPNRHYEASGSAGKLGVFAVRLDTFPQDKESAVFYIGTNDTQVLTDIRRHILAEFSSLPVSGEYIHRDAFDIAAEYGKDTFWVIKRFGTHRLPKLFALKAKADRLMKKFAFLPNHLSDKALQFVSKLLPQHLPQSLRDYRDQYEHHLILKMGGEGVKEAREYLQSLFADKSKGAYFECSPEETQAAMLHRFAVASAAIRYRAIHEPEVEEIVALDIALRRNDQDWFEKLPAELENKLIHKLYYGHFMCYVFHQDYLVKKGYDWEEIEHEMLALLDKRGAQYPAEHNVGHLYEAKPELKAFYQKLDPTNSFNPGIGKTSKKKNWA
- the hemH gene encoding ferrochelatase, which codes for MNKQKIGVILANLGTPDAPEPKALSRYLWQFLTDPRVVDLPRWQWWPLLKCVILPRRSRRVAETYRSVWTEQGSPLLVISKQQQQKLQHYFDQQGINALVEIGMTYGNPSMQSAVENLLKNQVDKIIVLPLYPQYSSTTTAAVLDCFAQSLKSIRGLTPFEFIHSYHLDEQYIDALVQSIKAKMKPDEFLLFSYHGIPLRYEQEGDYYREHCKQTTIAVVDRLGLKENQWQLCFQSRFGREEWLQPYTDHFLQNATKNQGIEKVAFICPGFSADCLETLEEIEVENREIFLHNGGKSFQYIPALNAEPAHIEMMAELIKKKI